From Penaeus vannamei isolate JL-2024 chromosome 37, ASM4276789v1, whole genome shotgun sequence, one genomic window encodes:
- the LOC138859691 gene encoding peflin-like, whose product MDPNIVSWFRAVDQDNSGQINALELSQALQNGSWSKFSEESCRMMINLFDHDHTGTINLQEFGQLFTFINQWIEVYRRFDKDNSGTISEPELMSALQQMGFNLTPQFVGFLVSKFAPRTRQVTLDNFIVSNVQIQRLTNAFRKHDTQMKGVITINYEDFMSLAFSNVV is encoded by the exons ATGGACCCCAATATTGTCTCTTGGTTCCGTGCGGTAGACCAAGATAACTCTGGCCAGATTAATGCTCTTGAATTAAGTCAGGCTCTACAGAACGGTAGCTGGTCAAAATTTTCAGAAGAGTCTTGCAGGATGATGATAA ATCTGTTTGACCACGACCATACTGGCACAATCAATCTGCAGGAGTTTGGGCAGTTGTTCACCTTCATCAATCAGTGGATTGAGGTTTACCGTCGCTTTGACAAGGACAACTCTGGAACGATCAGTGAACCTGAGTTAATGTCAG CCTTGCAGCAGATGGGCTTCAACCTCACCCCTCAGTTTGTGGGGTTCTTGGTGTCGAAATTTGCTCCTAGAACACGACAGGTGACCCTTGACAACTTCATTGTCTCAAATGTCCAGATTCAGAGGCTGACTAATGCCTTTAGGAAACATGACACACAAATGAAGGGTGTCATTACTATTAACTATGAGGACTTTATGTCATTGGCCTTTTCTAATGTTGTTTAA